The Dehalogenimonas sp. THU2 genome has a window encoding:
- a CDS encoding guanylate kinase, giving the protein MNFRPPAPSPVLVVLSGPSGVGKDAVLARMKENRLPLQYVTTVTTRAQRPGEQDGLDYHFSSREEFKKLLDQDELLEWAEVYGNFYGVPKAPVRESLKQGRDVVVKVDVQGAASIKKIAPDAVFVFLLPPSLEELTRRLSRRLTESPETLKRRLDTAPLELAQLGMFDYFVVNNEDKIDQAVAEISAVITAEKARVHPRHVIL; this is encoded by the coding sequence TTGAACTTTAGGCCGCCGGCACCCTCTCCTGTTCTGGTGGTCTTGTCCGGCCCGTCCGGTGTCGGCAAGGACGCTGTACTGGCCCGGATGAAGGAAAACCGGCTGCCTCTGCAATATGTTACTACCGTGACCACTCGCGCTCAGCGTCCCGGCGAGCAGGATGGTTTGGATTATCACTTTTCCAGCCGTGAAGAATTTAAAAAGCTTCTTGATCAGGATGAGTTATTGGAATGGGCGGAAGTGTACGGTAATTTCTACGGCGTACCTAAGGCACCGGTGCGCGAGTCCTTGAAACAGGGGCGGGATGTGGTGGTGAAAGTGGACGTGCAGGGCGCCGCTAGCATTAAAAAGATTGCCCCGGACGCGGTTTTCGTATTCCTCCTCCCGCCGTCATTGGAAGAGCTGACCCGGCGTCTGTCACGGCGGCTCACTGAGTCACCGGAAACCCTTAAGAGACGCTTGGATACGGCGCCCCTGGAACTGGCGCAACTGGGGATGTTCGACTATTTCGTGGTCAACAATGAGGATAAAATCGATCAGGCGGTCGCTGAGATTTCTGCCGTCATCACCGCTGAAAAAGCACGGGTCCACCCCAGGCACGTCATCCTTTAG
- a CDS encoding DUF370 domain-containing protein: MAIELVHIGFSNILAMNRMIAIAPPGSAPIKRIIQESRNKGTLIDMTNGRKTKAVIFIDSGHVVLAALAPETITGRVTIGRGAAKTDVAEVPLEL; encoded by the coding sequence ATGGCTATTGAACTCGTCCACATAGGTTTCAGCAACATCCTGGCCATGAACCGCATGATCGCTATCGCGCCACCCGGGTCGGCGCCGATCAAGCGCATCATCCAGGAAAGCCGCAACAAGGGCACTCTCATCGATATGACTAACGGCCGCAAAACCAAGGCGGTCATCTTTATCGACTCGGGACACGTGGTCCTGGCCGCTCTGGCGCCGGAAACCATCACCGGCCGCGTCACCATCGGCCGCGGCGCCGCCAAGACCGATGTCGCCGAGGTACCGCTTGAACTTTAG
- a CDS encoding DUF4342 domain-containing protein, with product MSTEKFTIAGDKVLTKIKEIIREGNIRRVRLVHEGRPIIDIPLSVGAPAAAVGILAAPLLAAVGAFAALVTECTIEVEKMDEAPPA from the coding sequence ATGTCAACCGAGAAATTCACCATTGCCGGAGATAAGGTGCTGACCAAGATCAAGGAGATCATCCGCGAGGGCAACATCCGACGGGTCCGCCTAGTGCACGAAGGCCGACCGATAATCGATATCCCTCTTTCTGTCGGGGCTCCAGCGGCCGCAGTGGGCATACTGGCGGCGCCGCTGCTAGCGGCGGTAGGCGCTTTCGCCGCTCTGGTCACCGAATGTACAATTGAAGTAGAGAAGATGGATGAGGCACCACCGGCATAG
- the polA gene encoding DNA polymerase I, which yields MSKPRLVLFDASALVHRAYHAFKYSRQLTVSKTGEVTSAVFGFTNILLKVLSDLKPDCYAIAFDRKGPTFRHELSTAYKAHRPETPAELIAQMGRVRQLVDAFDMPVFEQQGYEADDLLGTLARRAEAAGADVIIVTGDADAMQLVNDAVKVLYPKPGGTFSDTMLFDAATVMVKFGVPPHRVADYKALVGDASDNIAGVPGIGQKTAVKLLTEFDGIDAIYENIELIRPEKLRELLRREEAAARQSLTLATIVTDLPIAFILEECRISRFERDKVIPLLQELEFTSLINRLPRIGTVETATPGGRPNGSPLQVTPVPQPPAIECRYTLVDTMEKLAELAKRLSRVEKLALDTETTGLNTLTAEIVGLSLSPAAGEGYYLPVGHVGVEGAQLELSEVVKALAGVMADRKIVKIAHNAKFDLQILQNAGFTVNGLDFDTMLAAHLLGEKSLSLKGLAFSRLGVEMTPITALIGEGKNQKCISVCQLTETAEYACADADMTFRLAELLAPELDRENQRKLFAEVEMPLVPVIMDMERTGIAIDSEMLGRMSERLAVQLNALEQDIHEQAGHPFNIASPKQLGDVLFGELHLPAGRKTQTGYCTDAAVLEELKDQHTIVRLILEYRTLAKLKSTYVDTLPQMVDACDGRLHTSFNQARTATGRLSSSDPNLQNIPVRGELGREIRRAFVAPPGYVLLAADYSQIDLRALAHLAGDADLITAFKNNEDIHTATAIRLYNIPKEEVTPEMRRFAKTVNFGVIYGMSGYGLEQATEMTREESSKFIATYFERYPGIKSYLEATKEQARSRGYVETILGRRRYIPDINASNRQVREAAERMAINMPVQGTSADIIKVAMLHVRREMIERKLKSRLLLQVHDELIFEVPQNELMFMSELASRLMSGAVKLAVPLKVDLKYGVNWGEME from the coding sequence ATGAGTAAACCCCGTTTAGTCCTTTTCGATGCCAGCGCCCTGGTGCACCGCGCTTACCACGCTTTCAAGTACAGCCGCCAGCTAACCGTGAGCAAGACCGGCGAGGTGACCAGCGCCGTTTTCGGATTTACCAATATCCTCTTGAAAGTGCTTTCCGACCTCAAACCGGATTGCTACGCTATCGCGTTCGACCGCAAGGGGCCGACCTTTCGCCACGAACTTTCGACAGCCTACAAAGCCCACCGCCCGGAGACGCCGGCGGAGCTTATCGCTCAGATGGGCCGGGTCAGGCAACTGGTGGATGCCTTCGACATGCCGGTCTTCGAGCAGCAGGGTTATGAAGCCGACGACCTCCTGGGCACCCTGGCGCGGCGGGCCGAGGCGGCGGGGGCGGATGTGATCATCGTCACCGGCGACGCCGACGCCATGCAACTCGTGAATGACGCGGTCAAGGTGTTGTACCCCAAACCCGGCGGCACCTTTTCCGACACCATGCTCTTCGATGCGGCAACGGTGATGGTCAAATTCGGCGTGCCGCCGCACCGAGTGGCCGATTACAAGGCGCTGGTCGGTGACGCTTCCGATAATATAGCCGGCGTTCCTGGCATCGGCCAGAAAACGGCGGTGAAGCTGCTCACCGAATTCGACGGCATCGACGCCATTTACGAGAATATCGAACTCATCCGGCCGGAAAAACTTAGAGAACTGCTGCGTCGCGAAGAAGCGGCGGCGCGGCAGAGCCTGACGCTGGCGACCATCGTCACCGACCTGCCGATCGCCTTCATCCTCGAAGAATGCCGGATCAGCCGCTTCGAACGCGATAAGGTTATCCCTTTGCTGCAGGAACTCGAATTCACCTCGCTGATCAACCGGTTGCCGAGGATCGGGACAGTTGAAACCGCCACCCCGGGCGGGCGACCCAATGGGTCGCCCCTACAGGTGACGCCCGTACCACAGCCGCCGGCGATCGAATGCCGCTATACGCTTGTCGATACGATGGAGAAGCTAGCCGAATTGGCGAAGCGACTATCGCGCGTCGAGAAACTGGCGTTGGACACCGAAACGACCGGCCTGAACACGCTGACGGCGGAGATCGTCGGATTATCTCTATCCCCGGCGGCGGGGGAGGGTTACTACCTGCCGGTGGGACATGTCGGGGTCGAAGGGGCGCAATTGGAGCTTTCGGAGGTGGTCAAGGCGCTCGCCGGTGTCATGGCCGACCGGAAGATCGTCAAGATCGCCCACAACGCCAAATTCGATCTCCAGATATTGCAAAACGCCGGTTTCACGGTGAACGGACTCGATTTCGACACCATGCTGGCGGCACACCTGCTAGGGGAAAAATCGCTCTCGCTCAAGGGACTGGCTTTCAGCCGCCTGGGGGTGGAGATGACTCCCATAACCGCGCTCATCGGCGAGGGTAAGAATCAGAAATGCATTTCCGTATGCCAGCTCACAGAGACAGCGGAATATGCCTGCGCCGATGCCGACATGACCTTCCGTCTGGCTGAACTCCTGGCACCGGAACTGGACCGGGAGAACCAGCGAAAACTGTTCGCTGAAGTGGAAATGCCTCTCGTCCCGGTAATCATGGACATGGAGCGCACCGGCATCGCCATCGATTCGGAGATGCTGGGGCGGATGTCGGAACGCCTGGCCGTGCAATTGAACGCTCTCGAACAGGATATCCATGAACAGGCCGGTCACCCCTTCAACATCGCCTCGCCCAAACAACTGGGAGACGTCCTTTTCGGTGAATTGCATCTCCCCGCCGGGCGCAAGACACAGACCGGCTACTGTACCGACGCGGCGGTACTGGAAGAACTCAAGGACCAGCACACCATCGTCCGCCTCATCTTGGAATACCGCACGTTAGCCAAACTGAAATCGACCTACGTGGATACCTTGCCGCAGATGGTCGACGCCTGCGACGGGCGGCTGCACACCAGCTTCAACCAGGCGCGCACCGCCACGGGCCGCCTGTCATCCAGCGATCCCAACCTGCAGAACATCCCGGTGCGCGGCGAACTGGGGCGGGAGATACGCAGGGCCTTCGTGGCTCCGCCCGGTTATGTATTGCTGGCCGCCGACTATTCCCAGATCGACCTGCGGGCGCTGGCGCACCTGGCCGGCGATGCCGACCTCATTACCGCTTTCAAGAATAACGAGGATATCCACACCGCGACCGCCATAAGGTTGTACAACATACCGAAGGAAGAGGTCACTCCGGAGATGCGGCGCTTCGCCAAGACGGTCAACTTCGGCGTCATCTACGGTATGAGCGGTTACGGTCTGGAACAGGCGACCGAGATGACGCGGGAAGAATCTTCCAAATTCATCGCCACTTACTTCGAACGCTACCCCGGCATCAAAAGCTACCTGGAAGCCACCAAGGAGCAGGCGCGCTCGCGCGGCTACGTGGAGACCATATTGGGCCGCCGCCGCTATATTCCCGACATCAACGCCTCCAACCGCCAGGTGCGGGAGGCGGCCGAGCGGATGGCCATCAACATGCCGGTGCAGGGAACCTCGGCGGATATCATCAAGGTGGCGATGCTGCATGTCCGCCGGGAGATGATCGAACGCAAATTGAAGAGCCGCCTCCTCCTGCAGGTGCACGACGAACTTATCTTCGAAGTGCCGCAAAACGAGCTGATGTTCATGTCCGAGCTGGCCTCACGGCTGATGTCCGGGGCGGTGAAACTGGCCGTACCCCTTAAAGTTGATCTTAAATACGGCGTCAACTGGGGAGAGATGGAATAA
- a CDS encoding phosphatase PAP2 family protein, with translation MRPFPAAVYILALFIFTLLAINAGFGAQRLDRVLLDVFRGLQSAPLDVPMRAVEFIGDTWPSIILPGMAAVWFWVKGYRREALWLVTALATVALAGAVVKGVVDRTRPDGGYFSFTSGHTGYFTVFCGFLFFRLKSIVSDQRWFTAWRWGLVMPAVLTGVSRLYFGVHWPTDVLGGFLLGVIVLVPVLWRLDYDDGTAT, from the coding sequence TTGCGCCCCTTCCCGGCAGCCGTTTATATTCTGGCGTTGTTTATTTTCACTCTGCTGGCGATCAATGCCGGCTTCGGAGCTCAACGCCTGGACCGGGTCCTGCTCGATGTTTTTCGGGGACTGCAGTCCGCACCGCTCGATGTACCGATGCGGGCGGTCGAATTCATCGGCGACACCTGGCCGTCCATCATCCTCCCGGGCATGGCCGCGGTCTGGTTCTGGGTAAAAGGCTACCGGCGCGAAGCGCTGTGGCTGGTAACCGCCCTGGCGACAGTAGCGCTGGCTGGCGCCGTCGTAAAAGGTGTGGTCGACCGCACCCGGCCGGACGGCGGGTATTTCAGTTTCACATCGGGGCATACCGGGTATTTTACCGTCTTCTGCGGGTTTTTATTCTTCCGGTTGAAATCGATCGTTTCCGACCAGAGATGGTTTACTGCCTGGCGATGGGGGCTCGTGATGCCGGCGGTGTTGACTGGTGTTTCACGGCTATACTTCGGCGTTCACTGGCCGACGGATGTGCTGGGCGGGTTTCTTCTGGGCGTTATCGTCCTGGTTCCGGTATTGTGGCGGCTTGATTACGATGACGGGACTGCGACATAA
- the mutM gene encoding DNA-formamidopyrimidine glycosylase, giving the protein MPELPEVETVTNEIRPYVLGRRIADVAVNWPGTVKGHVVDEFVAGLRGQTVTGVFRRGKFVVWQLSNGKRLLTHLKMTGSLIAAAAGGEPPPYYRVEITLDDGGKVFFRDPRKFGRMKLIDGDGVLDELGPEPLEPEFTPQVFEAILKKRKSPIKPTLLDQTLIAGIGNMYADEALFEAKIHPLRPADSLTPGEYRELHAAIQHILKAAIESKGASIANYIRPGGELGHAHFAFKVAHKRGENCPRCGTPLQRIVVRGRGTYLCPKCQTASPGNSRHEIRNTKQIQNSNG; this is encoded by the coding sequence ATGCCCGAATTACCTGAAGTTGAGACGGTAACCAATGAGATACGGCCTTACGTCCTGGGCCGCCGTATCGCAGATGTCGCGGTCAACTGGCCGGGGACGGTGAAAGGGCATGTCGTCGATGAGTTTGTCGCTGGACTGAGAGGGCAAACGGTTACCGGAGTCTTCCGCAGGGGTAAGTTCGTCGTCTGGCAACTATCGAACGGAAAACGGTTGCTGACACATCTCAAGATGACCGGTTCTCTCATCGCGGCCGCGGCCGGCGGTGAACCGCCGCCTTATTATCGCGTTGAAATCACCCTGGACGACGGTGGGAAGGTGTTCTTTCGTGATCCGCGGAAGTTCGGCCGGATGAAGCTGATCGACGGTGATGGGGTTTTGGACGAGCTCGGACCAGAACCGCTCGAGCCGGAGTTTACCCCTCAGGTATTCGAAGCGATCCTAAAAAAACGCAAGAGTCCCATTAAGCCGACGCTCCTCGACCAGACGCTGATCGCCGGCATCGGCAACATGTACGCCGATGAAGCTTTATTCGAGGCAAAGATCCACCCGCTACGGCCGGCGGACAGCCTGACCCCCGGAGAATATCGCGAACTGCATGCCGCCATACAGCACATACTGAAAGCCGCCATCGAGAGCAAAGGCGCCAGCATCGCCAACTATATCCGCCCCGGCGGCGAACTGGGGCATGCGCATTTCGCTTTCAAAGTCGCACACAAGCGCGGGGAGAATTGCCCCAGATGCGGGACTCCGTTACAACGGATTGTTGTGCGGGGGAGGGGAACCTATCTGTGCCCGAAATGCCAGACCGCCAGCCCCGGAAATTCGAGACACGAAATCCGAAATACAAAACAAATTCAAAATTCCAATGGTTAA
- a CDS encoding DMT family transporter has translation MTDWVIIAVIGTVAVAGVNIIDSHLIGRRMPSLRAFLVPVSAVVLIFALATMVLFPLPENIGMGPLLAAVGAGIIRAVSVGLLLNIFRTEEVSWAIPVYHTYPVFVALMAVPLLGETLAWLHWLAIAVIVGGTVVLSAQRGAGGGIKWRGRPIMLLVTAALLSATADVLSKYALGEISFWNMYWIGSLCLVTMYFAFSLRPAVIRQLLALPQRGRTAVLIMLNEALAMAGILLVFNAMASGPVSLVSAITGSRPIFVFFLALLMNRLVPGFLLRTDTGRRANMVRLAATMMIACGIAIIYLA, from the coding sequence ATGACCGATTGGGTGATTATCGCGGTGATAGGAACAGTTGCCGTGGCGGGGGTGAACATCATCGACTCCCACCTCATCGGCCGGCGGATGCCATCGCTACGGGCTTTTCTGGTGCCGGTGAGCGCTGTCGTTTTGATCTTCGCGCTGGCAACCATGGTGCTGTTCCCGCTGCCGGAGAATATCGGGATGGGTCCATTGCTGGCGGCGGTGGGCGCGGGAATCATCCGGGCGGTGTCCGTGGGCCTGCTGCTCAATATCTTCCGCACCGAGGAAGTTTCCTGGGCCATACCGGTCTATCACACTTATCCGGTGTTCGTGGCTTTGATGGCGGTGCCTCTATTAGGCGAGACGCTGGCCTGGCTGCATTGGCTGGCGATAGCCGTCATCGTCGGCGGCACAGTGGTGCTTTCGGCTCAGCGGGGGGCCGGCGGGGGTATTAAATGGCGGGGACGTCCGATCATGTTGCTGGTCACGGCAGCCCTACTGAGTGCTACCGCGGATGTATTGAGCAAGTATGCGCTAGGCGAGATCAGCTTCTGGAACATGTACTGGATAGGCTCGCTTTGCCTGGTGACTATGTATTTCGCTTTTTCGCTCCGGCCGGCGGTGATCCGGCAACTCCTGGCGCTACCCCAACGCGGCCGCACCGCGGTGCTGATAATGCTTAATGAAGCGCTGGCGATGGCAGGCATCCTGCTGGTGTTCAACGCAATGGCCTCCGGACCGGTATCGCTGGTCTCGGCCATTACGGGCAGCCGGCCGATTTTCGTCTTTTTCCTGGCTCTATTGATGAACCGATTGGTCCCCGGATTTTTACTGCGCACCGATACCGGACGAAGAGCGAATATGGTGCGACTGGCGGCCACCATGATGATCGCCTGCGGTATAGCTATAATATACCTTGCGTGA
- a CDS encoding aspartate/glutamate racemase family protein, with the protein MKTIGLLGGMSWNSTADYYRLINEGVARRLGGLHSAKIILHSFDFDEIEQLQSGGLWAEAAVKLSEAAGSLKSAGAEFLVIATNTMHKVADEVESASGLPMLHIAESAGESVKKMGLKKVGLLGTRFTMSEGFYSSRLTEKFGIEVLVPDANEQQIINSIIYDELCRGCIQDASRWACQLIIENLVSRGAEGIVLACTELPLLIKQSDVMVPVFDTSRLHVTAAVARALA; encoded by the coding sequence ATGAAGACCATCGGTCTCCTCGGCGGCATGAGCTGGAACTCCACGGCGGACTATTACCGTCTCATCAACGAAGGTGTCGCCCGCAGGTTGGGTGGTCTTCACTCAGCAAAAATCATTCTGCATAGTTTCGATTTTGATGAAATCGAACAGCTACAGAGCGGCGGGCTGTGGGCTGAGGCCGCGGTGAAACTGTCCGAAGCGGCAGGATCCCTGAAAAGCGCCGGCGCCGAATTCCTCGTTATCGCCACCAATACAATGCATAAAGTGGCTGACGAAGTGGAGTCGGCGAGCGGATTACCAATGCTTCATATCGCCGAGTCTGCAGGCGAAAGTGTCAAGAAAATGGGATTAAAGAAGGTTGGCTTACTAGGCACACGTTTTACGATGAGCGAAGGTTTCTATAGCAGCCGACTAACTGAAAAGTTCGGAATCGAGGTACTGGTACCTGATGCGAACGAGCAGCAGATTATCAACAGCATCATCTACGACGAACTCTGCCGCGGCTGTATCCAGGATGCTTCACGCTGGGCCTGCCAGTTGATTATCGAAAACCTGGTCAGCCGAGGCGCAGAAGGTATCGTCCTGGCCTGTACCGAGCTTCCACTGCTTATCAAACAGTCCGATGTGATGGTGCCGGTATTCGACACTTCCCGGTTGCACGTTACGGCGGCGGTGGCGCGGGCGCTGGCTTGA
- the rpsU gene encoding 30S ribosomal protein S21, whose product MTEVRPEYNETFEGMLKRFNRKVQLDGVIREARRRSRFEKPLTRRKRKETATRRAAIKAARKAAGRTR is encoded by the coding sequence TTGACCGAAGTCAGACCGGAATATAATGAAACTTTCGAGGGGATGCTTAAGCGCTTCAACCGCAAAGTGCAGCTTGACGGCGTCATCCGCGAAGCACGGCGCCGCAGCCGTTTTGAAAAGCCGCTAACCCGCCGCAAACGCAAGGAAACGGCCACCCGCCGTGCCGCCATCAAAGCCGCCCGCAAAGCGGCGGGCAGGACCAGATAA